The following proteins are co-located in the Pseudomonas cavernae genome:
- a CDS encoding DUF2804 domain-containing protein, translating into MNSLSSMPLQPLCDARGHLLPAAIGWSPRPQVHCALPRNLFRRKRWNHWCITTPRWMLSLTLADLDYLSYGGAYFLDLDSGHAVAHRQLRAFGRGCELPDTVLESHEFHHPHLHLKADAQPGRLRLTVAAPDIGGQPLHVALDIQRPAHLDSVNLVVPFAGNGFHATSRHLGLPASGSVQLGQRQYSCELGQSFASLDFGRGVWPFHTRWKRAAFAAPGGIAGNFGSGWADASGLSENALWFGGELMHLDCPVSIEQAPHSPLAPWQLSTADERVALTFTPRQLHQARPQLGPFYAGTSQWFGHFDGILRGPDGERVPVRKALGWLGSTNARW; encoded by the coding sequence ATGAACAGCCTCAGCTCCATGCCCCTGCAGCCGCTGTGCGATGCCCGCGGCCACTTGCTGCCTGCCGCCATCGGCTGGTCGCCGCGCCCGCAGGTGCATTGCGCCCTGCCCCGCAACCTGTTCCGACGCAAGCGCTGGAATCACTGGTGCATCACCACGCCGCGGTGGATGCTGTCGCTGACCCTCGCCGACCTCGACTACCTGAGCTACGGCGGCGCCTACTTTCTCGATCTCGACAGCGGCCACGCCGTCGCCCACCGTCAGCTGCGCGCCTTCGGCCGTGGCTGTGAGCTGCCGGATACCGTGCTGGAAAGCCACGAGTTCCACCACCCGCACCTGCATCTGAAGGCCGATGCCCAGCCCGGACGGCTGCGACTAACCGTGGCCGCGCCGGATATCGGTGGCCAGCCGCTGCATGTCGCCCTCGACATCCAGCGCCCGGCGCACCTGGACTCGGTCAACCTGGTGGTGCCCTTCGCCGGCAACGGCTTCCATGCCACCTCCCGCCACCTCGGCCTGCCCGCCAGCGGCAGCGTGCAACTGGGGCAGCGGCAGTACAGCTGTGAGCTTGGGCAGAGTTTCGCCTCGCTGGATTTCGGCCGCGGCGTCTGGCCCTTCCATACCCGCTGGAAACGCGCCGCCTTTGCCGCACCCGGCGGCATCGCCGGCAACTTCGGCTCGGGCTGGGCCGATGCCAGCGGCCTGTCGGAAAACGCCCTGTGGTTCGGTGGTGAGCTGATGCACCTGGATTGCCCGGTGAGCATCGAACAGGCGCCGCATAGCCCGCTGGCCCCCTGGCAGCTGTCAACCGCGGACGAGCGCGTCGCCCTGACCTTCACCCCCCGCCAGCTGCATCAGGCGCGCCCGCAGCTTGGCCCCTTCTACGCCGGCACCAGCCAATGGTTCGGCCACTTCGACGGCATACTGCGCGGCCCAGATGGCGAGCGCGTACCGGTGCGCAAAGCCCTCGGCTGGCTCGGCAGCACCAACGCGCGCTGGTAG